ATAAATCTAGCGTATGGTCCGCCGTTCCAGAAGCTTACTTCTACAGCCGTGAACTTTCCATCGTTGGTAGCTCCAACCTTAATTTTTGATTTGGTCCATGGCCTGGTTGCGTGATTAAGCCATTCGCTTACATCAAACATTACTCTTACAGGCCTGTTTGTTATTTTTGCTAAAAGAGCCGCATAAACACCGTGTACACCACAGTTCTTACCACCAAAACCTCCTGCACAGACCTCAGGTCCGATCAGATTTACCTTATCTACAGGAAGATCTGCAGCTGCTGCAGCTGTTGGTAGAGGAACTGGATATATGTTTTGTACATCGGCCCAAACGGTCATCGTTCCATCAGCATGCGGTTCGGCTACAGCACTTGGAGGGGTTATTCCAGCATGTGGATCTGCATGGCAATCAAATTCTTCTTCAACGATAACATCGGCATCAGCGAAGCCTTTCTCTATATCACCGCTTCTTACATAGAAGCAGTTTATCACGTTTGGCCTTTCCGCTTCATAAGGTGGCTCGATTAATCTTGGTGTATGAACCACTATGGGTGGATCTAGACTCGCAGCTTCTCTAACATCTGTTATAGCGTCCATTCTCTCATATTTTACATCGATAGCATATACAGCATCTTCAGCTTCCTCAATCGTCTCTGCTACGACTGCGGCAACCATTTGCCCGTCATAACTAACCTCGTCAGCAGCTATTAAGGGCTCATCGCCCAGATTGAATTTTCCAGCAACTTCAGAGGATTTACCTGTGAGCACCTTTACTACTCCAGGCATTGATTCAGCTTTGCTTGTGTCTATGCTGATTATCTTTGCCCTTCCATATGGACTTCTGAGGAACTTTGCATGGTGCATTCCTGGCAATTTAACGTTGTGAGTATATTTTACTTTTCCAGTCACTATGCCTTGTGCATTTTTGTCAGGTGAACGTTGGCCCATGTGTCGTAAGCCAGAGTATCCCTGCTTGTTCATCTTTTCCTTAAAAGGATCAAGACTTCCTACATAATTTTCTCCCATTTTTTATGCCTCCTATTTACAAGCGCACTTCCGCATTCAGTATTGCTTTTTCGACCCTGTCATAGGTTCCACATCGACAGAAGTTACCTGAGATCGCTTCTCTAACCTCGTCAACTGTTGGATTAGGATTCTTGTCGAGTAATGCCTTTCCTGACAGGATGAATCCGGGTGTACAAGATCCGCATTGGAATGCAGTATGTTTAGCGAATGATTCTTGTAATGGATTTAGCTTTTCACCGCTTGCTAAACCCTCAATGGTTGTGACGTCCCATCCATCAGCCTCAATTGCCAATGTTTGACAGGCCAAAATAGTTTTTCCATTGGCTATCATTGTACACAATCCACACTCACCGAAGCTACAACCTTCTCCTGTACCAGTTAATCCAAGCTCTTCTCTGATCAATTCCTGTAGGGTCCAACGTGAGTTAACCCATACATCGTAGGTTTCACCATTTACTTTGACGTAAATGGTTTTTCCTTCTACTGGCTCTGTTACAGCTACCGGTTTCTTTGGCATGGCTATTTGAGTTGCTCCGTAAGTTGCAGCTGCTCCCACTATAAGACCAGCTACGGCTCCCTTGACAAAGCCTCGTCGAGTTACCTTTCCTCCCTTAGATTTACTCATTTTCTATTTTTCTCCAATTTTTTAATTTATCTTTTTATTATACCTTTTTCGGCGAAAATATATGTCAACCTTCGATACATATTTAACACTTGCCATATTTATCAGCATGGAGGCTTTAGAAGTACAAACCTCGCTTATGAAAGTAAACCAAAACACTTACCCAAAAAAACTAATTTTCATTATCAATGAGTAGAATTAATATAGCAAACATAGGCAAAGAGTATGCGTGCAATCTTAATACATTATCGAAAAGAAATTTTGGTTAAGTGAGTGACGTTGTCTGGATCAGATATGCATGAAAATAGTTTTTCAATTATCATATGTTCCAAATGCGGGAATGAAATTAGGGTTTTGCCTCCAGATGATAAGCATAATTTTGCTGTAACATCAGAGGAGGAATTTCAAGATAATATAAAGACCCAACATGAATGCCCAGTATGTAAAAATATTTGCGTACTTTTTTGGGGATCTATAAGTGAGCAGAAATTAGATTCCTAAGTAAGCTTTCTTGAGTCTCTTATCAACCAAGAGTTCTTTGCTCTTGCCTTTCATTGCTATTTTGCCATGCTCCATTACGTAGGCAAACTGGGATACTTTTAATGCCTTTTCAACATGTTGTTCTACTAGGAGTATTGGTAATCCTTCATTACTCAATTGACTTATTGTTTCCATCACCCTCAAGACTAATTTTGGTGCCAACCCTGTAGATACTTCGTCCATGAGAAGTAGCTTCGGTCTAGACATAAGCGATCTGCCTATGGCCAACATTTGTCTTTCGCCACCACTTAGAGTGCCAGCTACTTGATTTTTTCTTTCTTTTAGAATTGGAAAAACATGATACACTCTTTCTAACGAGTCTTTTATCCTTTTTCTTGCCCTTTTTGTGTAAGCTCCCATTAAGAGATTCTCGAGTACTGTCATCGCAGTAAATATTCTTCTGCCTTCAGGGACCATAGAGATGCCAATATCAACTACTTGATGTGGTTTCTTGTTTGTAATGTCAGCTCCTAAGAAATTTACAGATCCTGCCCAGCTATTCTGTAGTCCCGTTATGCAGTTTAAGAGTGTTGTTTTACCTGCTCCATTAGGACCCAAGAGTGACGTTATGCCCTTGTCCAAAGTACTCAAAGATACTGACCAAAGTACCTCGATTTCTCCATAACCTGACCTGAGATCTTGTATTTCTAACATTCCCATTTAACTTTCCTCTCTCTCACCAAGATAAGCATCTATTACCTTAGGGTCATCTGCTATTTTTTTAGGGGGCCCTTCAGCTATCTTTACACCCTCACTCAACACTACAATCTTTTCTGATACAGACATGACTGCCCTCATTATATGTTCTACAACTATTATAGTCAATCCGTAATTATCTCTGATCTTTTTAATAATTTGTAAAGACTCATTAACTTCTGTGGGAGTTAGTCCTGCCATTATCTCATCTAGTAGAAGAAGCTTTGGCCTTAGAGCTAAAGCTCTTGCGATCTCAAGTCTTCTTTTCCCTGTGAAACTTAGTAATTCTGATGGTGTATCTGCTTTAGCCTCTAGATCCGTCACTTTAAGTGCTTCATTACACCATTCATCCAACTTTATTGACTTATCTCCCTTTCCGCGTCCAAATAAACCGCCGACTAATACATTTTCTCTTACAGTCATGC
The Candidatus Bathyarchaeota archaeon genome window above contains:
- a CDS encoding ABC transporter ATP-binding protein, whose translation is MGMLEIQDLRSGYGEIEVLWSVSLSTLDKGITSLLGPNGAGKTTLLNCITGLQNSWAGSVNFLGADITNKKPHQVVDIGISMVPEGRRIFTAMTVLENLLMGAYTKRARKRIKDSLERVYHVFPILKERKNQVAGTLSGGERQMLAIGRSLMSRPKLLLMDEVSTGLAPKLVLRVMETISQLSNEGLPILLVEQHVEKALKVSQFAYVMEHGKIAMKGKSKELLVDKRLKKAYLGI
- a CDS encoding (2Fe-2S)-binding protein → MSKSKGGKVTRRGFVKGAVAGLIVGAAATYGATQIAMPKKPVAVTEPVEGKTIYVKVNGETYDVWVNSRWTLQELIREELGLTGTGEGCSFGECGLCTMIANGKTILACQTLAIEADGWDVTTIEGLASGEKLNPLQESFAKHTAFQCGSCTPGFILSGKALLDKNPNPTVDEVREAISGNFCRCGTYDRVEKAILNAEVRL
- a CDS encoding ABC transporter ATP-binding protein: MSREIILRIENVVKKFGGLYALNGINMEVEEGSIVGLIGPNGSGKTTLFNVITGFYPPEDGHIRFQGRDITRLRPYLIARAGIGRTYQVVRPFEGMTVRENVLVGGLFGRGKGDKSIKLDEWCNEALKVTDLEAKADTPSELLSFTGKRRLEIARALALRPKLLLLDEIMAGLTPTEVNESLQIIKKIRDNYGLTIIVVEHIMRAVMSVSEKIVVLSEGVKIAEGPPKKIADDPKVIDAYLGEREES